agaacgaaacactgcccggacctgtgccatccttacaatcattgttatgcttgagctcattgttgcagccactgtgtcaatccacctcattgagggtcttcctcttttccactgaccctgtactttgccaagcatgatgtcctcctccggggactgatccttcctgataacatgtccaaagtatgtaagacgcagtctcaccatccttgcctctaaggagcattctggttgtacttcttccaagacagatttgttcgttcttttggcagtccatggtatattcaatattcttcgccaacacaacaattcaaaggtgtcaattcttctttggtcttccttattcattgtccagctttcacatgcatatgatgtgattgaaaataccatggcttgggtcaggcgcaccttaatcttcaaggtgacatctttgctcttcaacactttgaagaggtcctttgctgcagatttacccaatgcatctcttgatttcttgactgctgcttccatggctgttgattgtggatccaagtaaaatgaaatccttgacaacttcaatcttttctctgcttatcatgatgttgctcattggtccaggtgtgaggatttttgttttctttatgttgaggtgtaatccatactgaaggctgtggtctttgatcttcattagtaagtgcttcaagtctttttcactttcagcaagcgaggttgtgtcatatgtatcacacaggttgttaatgagtcttcctccaatcctgatgcctcgttcttcttcatatagtccagcttcttgtattatttgctcagcatatagattgaataggtatggtgaaagaatacaaccctgacacacacctttcctgacgttaaaccaatcagtatcccattgttctgtctgaacaacttatgtacaggttcctcatgagcataattaagtgttctggaattcccattctcaacCACCTCTACACACATACaaagagagagacacacagacacatacagacTACACAGAGACACAACTCAGACCCACACACAGAcataacacagacacacacagacaataCAGACACACATAGGCAcatacagacacagacacagagacacacatacacagacacaacacaaacacacaaacatacagaCACACCACAGAgacaaaagcacacacacacagccatatacacacacacaggactGGCTGCTGGCCCTGCCTGGTGGCCTAGCCATCCCTTAGGGGTGTGGGGTGTGAAGCTCTGGCCCCTTGCCCAGGGGTCAGGGGTCCACTTGGCTAAGGGAgagggctgggcagggctgggacCCTGGGGCTGAGCAGAAGGGAGCTGAGTCCAGGCAGAAGGCAGCCCTACTCCACTCACTCACCAATGGGGAAACTACCGACAGTTGGGATCTCAGCTTCATGAAGGGCATCTTGAGGGGCAGGAGGCGGTCATTTAgcccttctcctcttccttcagGAGGTGGCAGCAGACTGGTAGGAGGGGAGCCTCGGAGGCAACAAGTCAATTCTCTGAGCTCGGGCCCCTGGTGCCATGGAACTGACACATGGGCCGATACAGGGCATCGCAAGTGTCCTGATGCCACACGGACACAGCCTGGACGGGGAGCCTGCCTGCCCTCTCCTCAAACCTGGCATTCAAGAACCTTCTCGCTGCCTTTTGCCACCAGGCCAGGCTGTGTGGCCAACATTTCTTGCCTTGGGGGCCAGCTGTCTTCCCCCACACCACCCCCAATATTTGGTGAGATGTGTTTAAAAGTTCCTGTTCGGTCTGAGCAGAAGACTGCTGCACCGTGCACCAGCAGCCTGTTTAGCAGCCCGTCACCTCAGAAACATGGCCTGCTGGCTGGGCTATCAGCTGCCTACACCCTCACACTGTGATGACTAACCGTGTCATACCCAGCAGCATTTGGCCATCTAAACCTGGACGTGTGGATGACGCTGCAGCTGGCAGGAAGTGCCAGGTCACTGTCAGGAAGAGGGGCTGGGGTCCCCCTTTTACAGGGTGGGGTCCAGAGACCACTGTCCATAGGCTCCCAGACAGAGGCTGAGTGCAGCTGGGTTTCCTTTCCAGCTCTGCTGGCTCAACTGACCTGGCCTCCCTGCTTCAGGGAGCCTGGTGGGGCCTGGAGAATAAAAAATACTTCAGTGCACAAACAGCTGGGGGACAGGGAGAGGGTGTCTGCTGCTTGGAGCTGGCTTCGTCTGCTGTCACTGGGCATCGCTGTCCATGCATAGGCGGAGTGTGCGCCACACTCCCCAGAACCCCACACTGCCGAGAGCTGCCCTGGGTGGGTACAGGCTGGGGTGTCACTGTCCATGCACAGCCCGAGTGTGCCCCATACTTCCTGGGACCTCACACACCCAAGAGCTGCCTCTCACAAAAtaatcctccactttgtgatctgatgtaattatcctccattttgtgatctcccaTAAGTAATATGATGTGATCTCATGTGATCAACCAACCAAttctaaggggagtttccttgaggggtgtggcctgcacccaatatatatgtgtatggacATTCTGGGAAAGCTCCTGTTatggctcgtcatcatctgatctctggttcttggaattTGAGCAGCagcttgctgtctgacctgctgattctgggttcATCATCCCCTGCAatcacgtgagtcaggagaagcctccagctgatgcctgacccactgactttgggacttgccagcccccacactgtgtgagccacttccttgaaataaatctctgtaTTCACTGCCTTTGGTGCCCTggaggacccagcctaagacggttttcactggctgatttttggaagtagatcaccaggcctttcttcctagtctgtcctagtctggaatctccactggagcctgttcagcatcctagcaacacagaagcctcctcTGATGGATCGATGGTGGCTGTATGACGTACACTGGCTGGAAATTGAACTCAggtgtcctgcatggaaggtgagaattataccactgaaccaccatggcCCCACTTTTGTAATAGGATAAGCCACAAAGCAGGACAAGGAGACGAGGTGGCCATGCTCTCAAGTGTCACCCCTGTTCACTTTCTGCAGGAGACATGATCAGCGGGTGCATGGGGCTCAGGTGCTTGCGATGGGCTTGGCTGATGGGCGTGGCCTCACAAAGTATAAGTCTTGCAAAACCCAGCAGGTGAGATGCTCCAAGATTCCTTCAAGGTTGGGGAGGTGAACCTGGTTGGGGTCCACACTTTACCAGTCAGTCCCAGCCTGGACATGTGACCTGGGGCAAGGCAGAGAGCTGATTCTAAGCTGGGCCGCAGCCACTGTATCTCCTCCACCCTGCCATTCGTGTGCCCTCTGACCCCACCCAGACACTAAACTCATAGGGCAAGGGGCCATGTTGGATCCAACTTTACTCCCAGTCCCCAGCAAAGAGTTCCAAGTTGTAAGTCTCTGTGGGGACCAGGTGATGTATGTCGTGCCCCTCTGTGCCCTCCACTGGCCCTCCTGCAGTCACACCCTGCACCACCATCTACAACAGCCCTGGGTACAGTGCCCCTAGTCTCAGTTCCCTCTGGAAAATGGCACCACTCCCCAGCCAGGCATTTCACGGCTACAGCCTCAGATGAGAATCgtggcagggtgggggtggggggccctCCAGAGGCCTTCGCCAGCCACAGATGGCTGTCAAATCACTCCTGAACAAATTACACCAAGGGTCAAAGCACCCTGACCTGtgtggggggtggtgggggtgcaTAAGCTAATGGCTTCCTGGGTTTCTCCAAAACCAGACACAGTCCAAGCGAGACCCTGCTGCAGGGAGGAGCAACGGCTTTTTCACAAGCTCCAGGCTGAAAAGCACTGGTCTCCAGACAGCCTATTTCTGGGCATTTCAGCAGCATCAACCCACTTCTGGTTACTGATCAACTGGCTACCGCCAGTGTCTGCTCCTGAGCCCCCGCCTCCCCCTCCTGTCTGCCGGAACAGGGCCTAATGGGTCATTTACTGTTGTTATTGAACTTACCAGCAGCTCCGGCTCCATAGGAAAAAGACctagctatctgcttctgtaaagattacagccaagaaaccctatggggtggttctactcagtgacatggggtcgctgtgagtcagaatccaccagatggcacccagcaacaccaTTGTTACCAGGCCCACTCCCATAAAGTGCTTATGCTTTCTCTTCTGTGATTACAGAACCAAGCCACCATCCAcctcagaagaggaaactgaggcccagagaaggcaagaaaaaaaacaaaacaaaaaacccgttgcctgcCGTGGatttgattccggctcatagagactcaataggacagagtagaactgcctcataggattttcaaggctgtaatctttatggaagcagactgctacatctttctccagtggagcagctggtgggttgaaatggccaacctttccgttagcagtcgagggcttaaccactgcaccaccagggctccttgactagCAAGGGACCTGGGCCAAATGTCACCCAGCAGCTTTCTGATTTCATAGCCCAGTCCTCCTTCCAGAGTACCCATTTTCTGCCTGCTTCGTTTACCATTAGCCTGCCTTGGTGTCCCTTCCGGCCCCACACAATGCAAGAAGACCACGGGTAGCAAAGAGCAGTCCCGCAAATGGTTCAAGACACCGGGCTTCGGTCTCAGGGTCTTCCTGCACTCACTCTGGCTCTGAACCTCAGCttccccaattataaaatggtagTGCTGGCCCAAGGAACTCTAGAGGTTCAAAACGCTTTGGGGGAGGGGCACGCTGGTCTAGTTCTGaccaaggaaggaaggggaaTCTTTGGTCTTTTACAAGTCAGAGATAGGAACAGAACGGGGTATCGCCTGACagaagaccccccccccccccaggccaCAGAGCTTCTCTGGTTGAGATAAAGGAGCACCTGAGGCCTGCAggagagctgctggtgagtcCAGGACTGGGGCCCCAAAGACCGTATTCCGTTCCTCTCTGGACCCCAAACCCGTCTGCCCCTCATCCCCATTACAGCTGGTCGCCCTGTGCCAGATGCCTCCGCGCGGCTGGGGGAGCCCTCTGCTGCCCCCTGGCGGCTGGAGAGCATGGCGCCCATCCCCGGGCTGAAGGCCCCGCGGCGGCTCTGCCTGGAAACAGCACCTCCCGGCCCGGGAAAAGGAGGGCTGCCGCGGCCGGAGCCGCGCCGGGGGGGTGGGAGGTAGAGGGGACGGAGGGGGATGTTCTGGGGAGTGAAAGAGAATGTACGTAAAACGTTTGGCACGCTGCTATTACTAGAATTACTATTGTTACtctctggggaaactgaggtccaaagaAGTAATTGTATATGCACGTGTGTGCGTTGCGGAGCAGGGGTCCCGGCCCGAAGTCACGGAGAGTCACACAGCGGGGGCCAGAACTCCGACGCGCAGGTGCTGCTGAGCCCACTGCGGAGGAAAGGCGCAGGCCAGGCTCCCCTACGCCCGGCCTGCGCCTGGACGCAGTTTCCTGCTCGCGCCCAGAGGGGGCAGGAGCCGGGAGCAGCCGCTACAGAGGGCGGTGGGAAGTGGCCCGGCCATGACGCACCGGGCGGGGCGGGGCAGCCCTGAGCTGCTCATAAAGGCGGCGGCCGGACCCGGAGAGCCAGAGCGCTCGGACCGCCGAGAGCCTGCACCCTTCCCTTCTGAGCTCCAGCTGGCAGCCGCGCCTAGCTCCCGCGCATTCTCTCGGACCCGCGCTCACCCTCGTGGCACCGGCACCAAATGAAACTGGCCGCGATGATTAAGAAGATGTGTCCGAGCGACTCGGAGCTGAGTATCCCATCCAAGAACTGCTACCGCATGGTCATCCTCGGTTCGTCCAAGGTGGGGAAGACGGCCATCGTGTCGCGCTTCCTCACGGGCCGCTTCGAGGACACCTACACGCCCACCATCGAGGACTTCCACCGCAAGTTCTATTCTATCCGCGGAGAGGTCTACCAACTCGACATCCTGGACACGTCCGGCAACCACCCGTTCCCCGCCATGCGGCGCCTCTCCATCCTCACAGGTGAGCGGGGGCCGGTCCGGGCTCTGAGCCCCGGGGCAGCGGGCGAGGGGAGGGGGCTGGCCATGGGAAGGGGAGGAAACCCCCTTATCTAAGTGCGCCGTTGAGGGCTGTGCTCTGGTTAGAGGCGCGTCCGCCCTGCCCTGCGCTTGGAAAGGTTTGCGCGCCCAACTTGCCTTGTTGGCAGCCGCCTTacccctttcctctcccctctctgCGCCCCGCAGGAGACGTTTTCATCTTAGTGTTCAGCCTAGACAACCGCGACTCCTTCGAGGAGGTGCAGAGGCTCAAGCAGCAGATTCTTGACACAAAGTCTTGCCTCAAGAACAAAACCAAGGAGAACGTGGACGTGCCCCTGGTCATCTGCGGTAACAAGGGTGACCGGGACTTCCAACGCGAAGTGGAGCAGCGCGAAATCGAGCAGCTAGTGGGCGATGAACCCCAGCGCTGCGCCTACTTCGAGATCTCGGCCAAGAAGAACAGCAGCCTGGACCAAATGTTCCGAGCGCTCTTCGCCATGGCCAAGCTGCCGAGCGAGATGAGCCCAGACCTGCACCGTAAGGTGTCGGTGCAGTACTGCGACGTGCTGCACAAGAAAGCGCTGCGCAGCAAGAAACTGTTGCGCGCCGGCGGCGGCAGCTGCGAGCCGGGCGACGCCTTTGGCATCGTGGCGCCCTTCGCGCGCAGACCCAGCGTGCACAGCGACCTCATGTACATCCGCGAGAAGGCCAGCGGCGGCGGCCAGGCCAAGGACAAGGAGCGCTGCGTCATCAGCTAGGACCCTCCGCCGCCCCAGCAACAGAACACAAGGAGAACCTTTGTTTTAAAAGTGATGATCTGCCGTTCCCGCCAGCCCTGCGCGCCCAGGGCCCGCGATCTAGCCCCGCGATGCGGGGAGGCGCAACCGCACAGAGAAGGGACGGTCATCTGCTCTGGAAGCAAAGAGAACTGCCACGACCAGGGCTCCCCCCACCTTCAGGGCTGGGCCCAGGGGAGGGTGCACTTGTCTCGTTTCGCACAAAGACCTGAGACGGAGAGTGGGTGGGGGAGGCAGTTTGGAAGTTAGCCACTGTTAAGCGCCAAGAAACCCATCCAGCCAGGCTTCTAGTCTGTGAGTCTGGGTTGTCATCACAGCTGGTGAAAGTCTTTGCCCTTCTGAAGCCAAGCGGTGGTGTGGGTCAACTCACAACCGGTGACTCGTTTACATGTTTGTTATattgcaaaaaggaaaaaaaaaaaatttgcacttTAATAGTTCTGGTGTCATGGACATGAACAAAATCTTAGGTGTTTATACGTATGTGTGAGACAGTCTTTATTGttggttttttaatataatataaaataaaataatttaaaatggaaaaccTGGCTTTCTTTGCTCTTAGACGTgactggagggaggaagggtgggagaagggaggtGTGCTGAGTTTCCACTCCTGGAATGAGAATGCACCTTTCCCAGACCAGAAACAACCCCTGCTGTTATGAAAACAGTGTCAGCAGTCATGGAAGGCAGGCCCCCAAATTCTCCAGATGCCTGGGCCCCCAGGCCTAGGGTGGCAAGAGGGACAAAGCCCTTCTATTTGGGGACTAGCTCCCTGGGAGTGGCATGCCCCAAAAGcaaggacaaaagaaaaaaaaaatgacacctcCATAGACTCAATctttctagttcatttatttacTGCTTGATGTTTCCATCGGTCAAGCCACACGGCTTCGTTTTCTGAAAGTATTCTGAGTCCTCTCAGTGTAGGGCCAAAGGCCTTGTCACCAGACTTGATGTGGCCCAGGGACAGTTAAAATCACAAAGCCCCCCTCTCCCCCAGCCTAAGGGACAGTAGGTCTCCCTTGCTTTTTCCCTCTCTTGGTGGCTAAGGGCACATGCTTAGGACTCTCATCCCCGCTCTCTCTGCCTGCAAACTTTGAGCAAGCCACACCTGCCAAGACTCAACTACTTCATTTGCAGAGTCAAGAGAATGCTGTCTTCCAGGGGCTGCTGTGATATTAAAAAGTACTTAGCACCAGTGCCTGCCAGTAACCCATGTTATGTGGTACTTCAGGAGGTGCTCGGCCCTGTGAGGGGACTCCAGGTTACTCTCCTAGGGGATGTCACCCTGCTCTGGGGACGCTCACAGGCCTAAAAACTGCCTCAAACCACCAAAGGACACCTGCCTGTGTGGTCAGGCTGCTCCAGGAGAGGAGTGATCCTGTGTTTCCACTGGTCTGGCTGATGTATGTGCAGGGAGAGGGGCAGGAAAGAGACGTGTAGAGTTCTCACAATTTATTCTGTGTACACTCTAAGCAAACATTTTCCTGTCAGCTTTTCAACAGACATCCTGCTGCGGGCTTCTCAGTACAAAAACGAAGACATCCTGAGAGCAGACCATTCTAAGTTCTTTCAGGTATAAATAGGGGGTGGAGGTGTCTCCCCTGCCCCTGCAAGGAGCCCCTTGTCCATCATCTCAGCCTCAAACAGAACCTGATGGTCTTGTTCTTCATGTGCTTCAGGTTTCATGGTATTTGGTCAGAGCCTTAAAACTGGCCCATACACTACTCTGAAATTTCTAGAAATTAACTGATTCAGTTAAGTAACAGTCCCATGGCTGCTGGGATGCTGTAAGTAGTGACTGCCCACTTACATTCAGAGCCTGCTCTTCTGCCCAAGGCCACTGAAGCCTGACCTACTCTACACTCTGAGCTCCCACCACGCCAGCCACCTAACAGGTAAGGGGACACCGTGGAGTCCTTCCAAACACTCCTCGGCCACTGTGCCTGCCAATGAGGTCAGTTGGCAGGCACCTGCTAAGCCCCGGGCAGGCTGGCACAGGTGAGGTGTCCATTTCTAGATGTAAACAAAATGCAGTTACTTCTCACCTCCCCTTAAGAGGCAGGGGAAAGAAGTGCTCTTCCCTCAAGCTGTCAGGGGAAGGGCACATAAATAAAGCATCCCGCCTGGCAGACACCGGAGTAGGGCTGGGGTAGTGAGGACTGCCAGGCCTGCGTCCCTCAGAACATCACCAGCCACTTCTCTGAGCAGAAAGCACATCCCAGCATCTTGGTGTGGCAGTGCACGGAACGTCTGCTGCTCACTCTAGTGAGAAggccaaagggggaaaaaattccCTGAAGTAGGCCTGCCTGAATCTGAAACGCCAGAAGGGCAAGGTCTGCTCACCTGAAGAGCAGTTTTAGCTCGGGTAGGAGTGGCAGCTCACCGGCTCAAGGGCGCCTCGCGGGCTCTGGTGAGGGCTGCCATTCTCTGGCATTACGTGGCTGCCCACAGGAGACCAAGGGAGCAAGAGCTAATGGTACTGAGGACATGGGGTGGCAGAGAAGCTGGAGACAAGGGCTGCCTGCAGGCTCCAGCCAACACTTGACAGGGCTCAAATGAAAGGGACAAACGGGGGAAAAAGCCACCTTGCCGTCTTCCAATGCAATGCTCATTCTCACAGCTGCCGCTCTTTACCGCAGGCAACCACACCACTCTGATGCTGGCATCATTTGCCCACTGAGTTCTATGCAAATGCTTCATAAAACTGCTGTCACGGGGAACGATATGTACCTAGTATGCACTCATCACATCCAGGGgtgagaggagagggagggaaggaagcaaaGAGGATGCTGCCTCCTTCTCTCTTCGCCTCCGTGTTTTGCAAAGCTGCAAGTGGAGCCCAGCCCCTGGCCTTCCTCCCACCCTCTGGGATATACAGAGGGTTCTGCCAGAGCCACTGCGTTCAGCCTGCCTGGCCGCCTGGTTCAGAGCTGAGGTCCGAGAGAGTGCTTCTACCGGGGGTGGTGGGGGACGTGAAAGGCTGTGGCTCCTAGCAGTGCCTTCGCTCTAGTCCTTGGGGATCTCAAACATGCAGAGGCTCTTGTACTTCTGCAGGAGCTCATTCTTGGTCCTAACTTGCTCCCGGAGGCTgtgcagctgctgctgctgctgctcaggGCTCAGGTGGATGCCGGGCATGCTGCCGATGGCCTTCCGCACCTCCTGGAACTTGGTCTTTAGGGCGTTCAGGTCCTGGTGAACATCAGGGCTGTCCTTGTCCATGCTATAGAGGACAGAGGCACTgtcagcacacacacaccacgcCGGCCCCTGCCCCCCTGCACCCAAAGAACCTGCCCCTGCGGTCTGCCAGCACCCTCAGACCCTGCCTGTGTGCGGTCCCCCACCTAGGCT
The window above is part of the Elephas maximus indicus isolate mEleMax1 chromosome 2, mEleMax1 primary haplotype, whole genome shotgun sequence genome. Proteins encoded here:
- the RASD1 gene encoding dexamethasone-induced Ras-related protein 1, whose amino-acid sequence is MKLAAMIKKMCPSDSELSIPSKNCYRMVILGSSKVGKTAIVSRFLTGRFEDTYTPTIEDFHRKFYSIRGEVYQLDILDTSGNHPFPAMRRLSILTGDVFILVFSLDNRDSFEEVQRLKQQILDTKSCLKNKTKENVDVPLVICGNKGDRDFQREVEQREIEQLVGDEPQRCAYFEISAKKNSSLDQMFRALFAMAKLPSEMSPDLHRKVSVQYCDVLHKKALRSKKLLRAGGGSCEPGDAFGIVAPFARRPSVHSDLMYIREKASGGGQAKDKERCVIS
- the MED9 gene encoding mediator of RNA polymerase II transcription subunit 9 isoform X2, coding for MTIHDTPPCFASHPCQSWKRLRGCPHFTYGASEPEGKEAFPRTSQSLSMSMDKDSPDVHQDLNALKTKFQEVRKAIGSMPGIHLSPEQQQQQLHSLREQVRTKNELLQKYKSLCMFEIPKD